One genomic segment of Desulforamulus reducens MI-1 includes these proteins:
- the holA gene encoding DNA polymerase III subunit delta produces the protein MEYYKGLINSLQRGVVSPVYLFYGEEEYLKEKAVEKFKEFLLPQAADFNLDLLDGEEADIDTVISFAENMPFMAERRLVIVKNAPWFSGKGKNEAGGEDKGSGKDTVLLKYLNNPASTTCLVFVAKEAVDRRKKTYKEISAKGQVIDFKMLKPSEMITWVNQIVKGTGKTIEPSAARAIVEANGKLGLLNLKNEVNKLISYLGSEQEITSAIVGEVGVINIEQNIFTVVDDAVAGHTSKALNGIRELLSLKEQPTKILALLARQLRIALQAEALLREGSPEREVARKMGIHDFVIKKALTQIRRGGSQRMKWALQEIATIDAAIKKGQRDFLPAIETMLIQFGQME, from the coding sequence ATGGAATATTACAAAGGTTTGATCAACAGCCTACAGCGGGGGGTTGTTTCTCCGGTATACTTGTTTTATGGAGAAGAGGAATACCTGAAAGAAAAGGCTGTGGAGAAATTTAAAGAATTTTTACTGCCACAGGCAGCTGATTTTAACCTGGATCTATTGGACGGGGAAGAAGCAGACATTGATACGGTGATTTCTTTTGCAGAAAACATGCCCTTCATGGCAGAACGCAGACTGGTCATCGTAAAAAATGCTCCATGGTTTTCTGGCAAAGGGAAAAATGAAGCCGGAGGCGAGGACAAAGGAAGTGGTAAGGACACAGTTCTCTTAAAGTATTTAAATAATCCAGCCAGCACCACTTGTTTAGTCTTTGTTGCCAAGGAAGCAGTAGACCGTCGCAAGAAGACCTACAAAGAAATTAGTGCAAAGGGACAGGTTATAGACTTCAAAATGTTAAAGCCCTCCGAAATGATCACCTGGGTTAACCAAATTGTCAAAGGGACTGGTAAAACAATTGAGCCCTCAGCTGCCAGAGCGATAGTAGAAGCCAACGGTAAGTTAGGTCTATTAAATCTAAAGAATGAAGTAAATAAGCTTATCAGCTATTTGGGTAGCGAACAAGAAATAACCTCCGCCATTGTCGGGGAGGTTGGTGTTATCAATATTGAGCAAAATATTTTTACAGTAGTGGACGATGCTGTGGCTGGCCATACTTCTAAGGCTCTAAATGGTATTCGAGAACTTCTTTCTCTTAAGGAACAACCGACTAAAATTTTAGCCCTTTTAGCGCGACAACTTCGCATCGCCCTCCAGGCCGAGGCCTTACTTCGGGAAGGCTCCCCTGAGAGAGAAGTTGCTAGAAAAATGGGAATACATGATTTTGTTATCAAAAAGGCCTTAACACAAATTCGACGGGGGGGGTCCCAGAGAATGAAATGGGCCTTGCAAGAAATTGCAACTATTGATGCCGCTATAAAAAAAGGCCAGAGAGATTTTCTACCAGCCATTGAAACCATGTTAATTCAATTCGGCCAAATGGAGTAG
- a CDS encoding lytic transglycosylase domain-containing protein yields the protein MDASLVAQLIRLQALEIGINGTQENKSEQSAEFSLMLAKLIAAKAGVRGNTLPLNPGVNLAEVPFLPSKQARASAAAAAASFRAAVGPVREYEAMVEKSALRHGIDPALCKAVARAESDFNPRVTSRTGAMGLMQLMPGTARDLGVKNPYDPEQNADGGVRYLKSMLERFDGDVNKALAAYNAGPGAVERYGGIPPYEETTRYIQKVIRYQQKYTGV from the coding sequence ATGGATGCAAGTTTAGTGGCACAATTGATAAGGCTACAGGCCTTGGAAATTGGTATAAATGGTACACAGGAAAATAAAAGTGAACAATCAGCGGAATTTTCTCTGATGTTGGCTAAGCTTATTGCTGCTAAGGCTGGAGTAAGGGGGAATACCTTGCCTTTAAATCCCGGCGTGAATCTGGCAGAGGTGCCTTTCCTGCCTAGTAAACAAGCTAGGGCTTCTGCTGCCGCAGCAGCAGCTTCTTTTCGTGCTGCAGTTGGACCTGTGCGGGAATATGAGGCTATGGTGGAAAAATCAGCTTTACGTCATGGCATAGATCCTGCCCTTTGTAAGGCTGTGGCCCGGGCGGAATCTGACTTTAATCCCAGGGTAACTTCCCGGACCGGGGCCATGGGTTTAATGCAACTGATGCCTGGCACGGCCCGCGATCTAGGAGTAAAAAATCCCTATGATCCAGAACAAAATGCTGATGGTGGCGTCCGCTATTTAAAATCCATGCTGGAACGCTTCGATGGTGATGTAAACAAGGCCTTAGCGGCCTATAATGCTGGTCCTGGGGCTGTTGAACGTTATGGAGGGATACCTCCCTATGAGGAAACTACTCGATATATACAGAAAGTAATTCGTTACCAGCAAAAGTATACTGGGGTTTAA
- a CDS encoding phage holin family protein, with amino-acid sequence MVVRFIVSALVLIVVSWLSPGFVVKGGFIGALIAAVVIAILGYIAESLLGDRVSPQRRGLVGFITAAVVIYLAQFIIPNLLNVSIFGALISAFIIGLIDAVVPTAVR; translated from the coding sequence ATGGTGGTTCGTTTTATTGTTTCCGCTCTAGTATTAATTGTAGTAAGTTGGCTTTCTCCAGGTTTTGTAGTAAAAGGTGGTTTCATTGGTGCCTTAATTGCTGCTGTGGTAATTGCTATCTTGGGCTACATAGCAGAAAGTTTGTTGGGTGATCGCGTATCCCCACAAAGAAGAGGATTGGTTGGCTTTATTACTGCTGCCGTAGTTATTTACCTAGCGCAATTTATCATTCCCAACTTACTCAATGTTAGTATTTTTGGTGCGTTAATTTCAGCCTTTATCATTGGTCTTATTGATGCTGTTGTGCCGACCGCTGTAAG
- a CDS encoding DUF421 domain-containing protein, protein MEEALKGLFPHVWRTVVIYFAVLIIVRLMGKREIGQLSTFDFVVAIILAELAAIPMGAQSIPIWHGIIPLVTLGILEVVFSYLALVNRPLRKILYGSPQIIIENGHLLRHEMRSSRYNLDDLLSQLREKGFYNIEDIEYAILEPSGRLSVLPKSQKRPVTPADLGIDTEYEGLPNVLVMDGDVLKENLHNINLTEKWLKEKLAEKGIHPKHVLLATLNTRGQLLVDCQNDDRARE, encoded by the coding sequence TTGGAGGAAGCTTTAAAGGGATTATTTCCTCATGTTTGGCGTACAGTTGTTATATATTTTGCGGTTCTTATTATTGTACGCTTGATGGGAAAAAGGGAGATAGGTCAGCTATCTACCTTTGATTTTGTAGTAGCAATTATTTTAGCGGAATTAGCAGCTATTCCCATGGGAGCCCAGTCCATTCCAATCTGGCATGGGATCATTCCCCTGGTTACATTGGGTATTCTGGAAGTGGTTTTTTCTTATCTAGCCCTGGTGAATCGCCCTCTGAGAAAAATACTTTATGGTTCTCCCCAGATTATCATTGAAAACGGACACCTGTTAAGGCACGAAATGCGTTCTTCCCGCTATAATCTGGACGATTTGTTAAGCCAATTAAGGGAAAAAGGGTTCTATAATATAGAAGATATTGAGTATGCCATTTTGGAGCCCTCGGGAAGGTTAAGTGTTTTGCCAAAATCACAGAAAAGGCCAGTAACACCGGCGGATCTGGGAATTGACACTGAATATGAAGGATTACCCAATGTACTGGTGATGGATGGAGATGTTTTGAAAGAAAACCTTCATAACATAAACCTAACTGAAAAATGGTTGAAGGAAAAGTTAGCAGAAAAGGGTATTCATCCAAAGCATGTCCTTTTGGCCACATTAAATACCCGGGGGCAACTCTTGGTGGATTGCCAAAATGATGACAGAGCCCGGGAATAG
- a CDS encoding ComEA family DNA-binding protein encodes MPNLGRKEQVIILIIMAVVLYLAGYQFASRANTGVELVNSQSSDSMRTGKEETEIQVHVDGAVEKPDVYHLPAGSRVHDALKLAVPTQDADLSMLNLAAPLKDGQKLPIPSKAEQQASEQRPNQMDNVPSQGVALKASKPLTPTVAQGTGLVNINTAGPQELDSLPGIGPALAERIIQHREANGPFQCTEDLKNVSGIGDKKFEDLQHRITLQ; translated from the coding sequence ATGCCAAACCTGGGTCGAAAAGAACAAGTGATTATTCTGATAATTATGGCTGTTGTGCTTTATTTAGCGGGCTATCAGTTTGCCAGCCGGGCGAACACAGGGGTGGAACTGGTAAACTCCCAGTCCTCTGACAGTATGAGAACGGGCAAAGAGGAAACAGAAATTCAAGTTCATGTGGACGGGGCCGTTGAGAAACCAGATGTCTATCACTTACCTGCGGGCAGCCGGGTTCATGATGCCCTAAAGCTGGCGGTTCCTACACAGGATGCAGACCTAAGCATGTTGAATCTGGCGGCACCCTTGAAAGATGGGCAGAAACTGCCGATTCCCAGTAAAGCGGAACAACAGGCGTCGGAACAACGTCCAAATCAAATGGATAATGTACCGTCACAGGGGGTAGCCCTTAAGGCGAGCAAACCATTGACGCCGACCGTTGCCCAGGGAACGGGTTTGGTCAACATCAATACCGCAGGACCACAGGAGTTGGATAGCTTGCCCGGTATTGGGCCGGCATTGGCGGAGCGAATTATTCAGCACCGAGAGGCTAACGGTCCCTTTCAGTGCACTGAAGATTTAAAGAATGTTTCAGGTATCGGTGATAAAAAGTTTGAGGATTTACAGCACCGTATAACCTTACAATAG
- a CDS encoding MTH1187 family thiamine-binding protein: protein MAIVEVTVIPLGTGGTSLSSFVAGCVRVLQQANDIKYQLTPMGTIIEGELTEIIKLVSQMHEQPFMAGASRVNTIIRIDDRRDKKGTMKGKVSSVEAKLITPGGTD, encoded by the coding sequence ATAGCAATTGTAGAAGTAACAGTGATACCCCTTGGCACTGGAGGTACTAGTTTAAGTAGCTTTGTTGCTGGCTGTGTCCGGGTATTACAGCAAGCTAATGATATTAAATACCAGTTAACCCCTATGGGGACCATTATCGAAGGGGAATTGACTGAAATAATAAAGTTGGTAAGCCAAATGCATGAACAACCCTTTATGGCAGGGGCATCTAGGGTGAATACGATTATTCGAATTGATGACAGGAGAGATAAAAAGGGGACAATGAAAGGCAAAGTATCTTCTGTGGAAGCTAAATTGATTACGCCGGGTGGCACAGACTAA
- the rpsT gene encoding 30S ribosomal protein S20 has product MPNIKSAIKRVEITKARTIRNASIKSAVKTAIRRYEEALAKADKEVAETALRNAMVAVDKAVTKGVLHKNAAARKKSRLTKRFNKIAG; this is encoded by the coding sequence TTGCCTAATATTAAGTCTGCTATTAAGCGGGTTGAAATTACAAAAGCACGCACTATTCGTAATGCCAGCATTAAATCCGCTGTTAAAACTGCAATTCGCAGATACGAGGAAGCCCTAGCCAAAGCTGACAAGGAAGTCGCCGAGACTGCCCTGCGTAATGCTATGGTTGCTGTAGATAAAGCTGTAACCAAAGGTGTTTTACATAAAAATGCCGCAGCTAGAAAAAAATCTCGCCTAACCAAGCGGTTCAATAAAATTGCTGGTTAA
- a CDS encoding DNA internalization-related competence protein ComEC/Rec2 produces the protein MQRPLVFMILAFMLGIMVTSVLKVNILVAMGAAVFTCIVAGIGIIRTWRYNTWVLFCACICLGMALTTIKLSVVATPLMDFKGTNIQATGIVIDQPDRRPEATFYKLKVQQAKYGGKIKKVSGILRVKVPEKTKRYQYGDILRLTGYVVVPEPPGNPGAFDYRTWLNRQGIAANMVVKKSEDIKVLRRGEGSFIFRIAFALRNHLESIYDKTLSKEKAVILKGLLFGTRGEIPQDVQLAFNQTGLVHILSVSGYHVGLVAAMLLQVLRLLKVPARFTAPVTIPLLIFYAIMTGLGPAVLRATLMAVLLLLARHLGRQNDWPTTLATAAGIILAINPLDLYDIGFQLSFVATWGLLYLTPVLNNLFHQIPKSIVLLITVPLAAQLATLPLVTLYFNLVSQVSILANLLTVHLVGLIMLFGGLDLLIGTIYLPLTSLFNSGISSLIDLFIGLVQFCNSLPSASFYIPTPPLWLVFLYYVLLIFTFYLFQFPEKREKVVGSHQQIEKYKTLVLVALLIMTLWLVKPTHGLLEVHFIDVGQGDSTLIITPEKRIVLVDTGGWQNELLSGRGAGEYVIVPYLHRLGINQVDVLVLTHPHADHVGGARTLIQTMSVGMVMVSPYGLQPADHIDEGYTELLQEIGKLGIPLCSARAGDELRLDSELLMSCLGPEDKFIGTRSDANNNSLIFLLKYHGRTVLLTGDIEAEAEKNLVENIEITNIEILKVPHHGSGFFDPDFFQRVSPKAAIISVGKGNRFHHPSVKTLEALEEVNSKIYRTDRQGAIILSTDGSKWLVQTGK, from the coding sequence ATGCAGCGCCCCCTGGTTTTTATGATACTGGCCTTTATGCTGGGTATTATGGTAACCTCTGTCCTTAAAGTTAATATACTCGTTGCGATGGGAGCAGCGGTTTTCACCTGCATAGTTGCAGGAATCGGCATCATCAGGACCTGGCGTTATAACACTTGGGTCCTTTTTTGTGCTTGTATCTGTCTTGGAATGGCCCTAACAACTATCAAGCTGTCCGTGGTGGCCACACCGCTGATGGATTTTAAGGGAACTAATATTCAAGCAACCGGAATTGTTATTGATCAACCGGACCGCAGACCCGAAGCAACTTTCTACAAATTAAAAGTTCAGCAGGCTAAGTATGGGGGCAAGATAAAAAAGGTTTCAGGGATTCTGCGGGTCAAGGTGCCGGAAAAAACCAAGAGATATCAATACGGAGATATTCTGAGGTTAACAGGCTATGTGGTGGTGCCGGAACCTCCAGGTAACCCTGGGGCCTTCGATTACCGAACTTGGCTAAATCGACAGGGTATTGCTGCCAACATGGTTGTAAAGAAATCCGAAGATATCAAAGTCCTCCGCAGGGGTGAGGGCAGCTTTATTTTTCGTATTGCCTTTGCTTTACGAAATCACCTGGAAAGTATTTATGATAAAACCCTGTCTAAAGAGAAAGCTGTCATACTAAAGGGCTTGCTCTTTGGTACCCGTGGGGAAATACCCCAGGATGTACAATTAGCCTTTAACCAGACTGGGCTGGTACACATTCTCAGTGTCTCAGGTTATCATGTTGGCTTGGTGGCTGCTATGCTGTTGCAAGTGCTACGTTTGTTAAAAGTACCTGCTCGCTTTACCGCCCCGGTGACCATTCCTTTACTAATTTTTTACGCCATAATGACAGGGCTGGGACCCGCGGTTTTACGTGCCACCCTGATGGCGGTTTTACTTTTACTGGCCCGCCACCTGGGACGACAGAATGATTGGCCTACAACGCTGGCTACGGCTGCCGGAATCATTTTGGCCATTAATCCACTGGATTTATATGATATTGGATTTCAACTCTCCTTTGTGGCAACCTGGGGTCTGCTTTATCTAACCCCTGTTTTAAACAACCTTTTTCATCAAATACCTAAATCCATTGTTTTATTAATCACAGTGCCACTGGCGGCTCAACTGGCAACCCTTCCTCTGGTGACCCTGTACTTTAACCTTGTTTCACAGGTTTCCATCCTGGCCAATTTGCTGACAGTTCACCTGGTGGGTCTGATTATGTTATTTGGTGGACTGGATTTACTTATCGGTACGATCTACTTACCTCTGACCTCTCTTTTTAACAGTGGTATTAGTTCACTCATTGATTTATTTATTGGATTAGTACAATTTTGCAACTCTTTGCCCAGTGCCTCCTTTTATATTCCTACCCCACCCCTCTGGCTGGTTTTCCTATACTACGTTTTACTGATATTCACTTTTTATTTATTCCAGTTTCCTGAAAAAAGAGAAAAAGTAGTAGGTTCTCATCAGCAGATTGAGAAATACAAAACCCTTGTTCTGGTAGCACTTTTAATAATGACCCTTTGGCTGGTAAAACCTACCCATGGTTTGTTGGAAGTTCATTTTATAGATGTAGGTCAGGGGGACAGTACCTTAATCATTACCCCCGAAAAACGAATTGTGCTGGTTGACACAGGGGGCTGGCAGAATGAACTTCTTTCTGGCAGGGGAGCCGGAGAGTATGTAATCGTACCCTACTTACATAGATTAGGCATCAATCAAGTGGATGTGTTAGTGTTAACACACCCCCATGCAGATCATGTTGGCGGTGCTAGAACCCTTATCCAGACCATGTCAGTGGGAATGGTGATGGTTTCGCCCTACGGGCTGCAGCCGGCAGATCATATCGATGAAGGCTATACTGAATTACTGCAAGAGATTGGAAAACTGGGGATACCCCTTTGTTCCGCCAGAGCAGGGGATGAGCTAAGGTTGGACTCTGAGTTGTTAATGTCATGTCTAGGCCCGGAAGATAAATTTATTGGCACCCGCTCCGATGCCAATAACAATAGTTTAATATTTTTACTGAAATACCATGGGCGTACGGTTTTACTAACCGGAGATATAGAGGCCGAGGCGGAAAAGAACCTGGTGGAGAACATCGAGATAACCAATATAGAAATATTGAAAGTTCCGCACCATGGCAGTGGTTTTTTTGACCCTGATTTCTTTCAGAGGGTGAGTCCTAAAGCTGCGATTATTTCGGTGGGCAAGGGCAATCGCTTTCATCACCCGTCTGTTAAAACCCTGGAGGCATTAGAAGAAGTAAATAGCAAAATCTACCGCACAGATCGACAAGGGGCCATTATCTTAAGCACCGATGGATCAAAATGGCTGGTTCAAACGGGGAAATAA
- a CDS encoding DUF2179 domain-containing protein, with product MKIVDLGLSHLGAYFFIFFARVADMSLDVIRLLMLMRGRKLIASMVGFVEVSIFIVALGKALSGGIDDPVKIIAYAGGFATGNFIGSLIEEWLAVGHLSMQVYPSPGNTTELCNRFREQGFGVTTVSGCGRNGERTILFVLLKRSNLKLATQILDEIQPGIFFNISDARAVRGGVFPVPKSKLIKSK from the coding sequence GTGAAAATTGTGGATTTGGGTCTGTCTCATTTAGGAGCTTATTTTTTTATATTTTTTGCCAGAGTGGCGGATATGTCACTGGATGTTATACGCTTACTAATGCTGATGCGTGGTCGGAAGCTCATTGCAAGTATGGTGGGGTTTGTAGAAGTTAGTATTTTCATTGTGGCATTGGGAAAGGCCTTAAGTGGAGGTATTGATGATCCAGTAAAGATAATTGCTTACGCTGGGGGTTTTGCCACAGGTAATTTCATTGGTTCGTTAATTGAAGAGTGGCTGGCAGTGGGACACCTTTCCATGCAGGTATACCCCTCGCCTGGGAATACTACTGAATTGTGCAATCGATTTCGGGAGCAGGGCTTTGGTGTAACAACTGTTTCTGGCTGTGGTAGGAATGGTGAGCGAACCATTTTATTTGTATTACTAAAAAGAAGCAATTTAAAATTGGCTACTCAAATCTTGGACGAAATACAGCCAGGAATTTTCTTCAATATATCTGATGCCAGGGCAGTTAGAGGTGGTGTTTTTCCAGTCCCCAAAAGTAAACTTATCAAATCAAAATAA
- a CDS encoding DUF1444 family protein: MDRNTFRNTVSEYILDAVPKSLIYNLDNFGIRMKKGEYWIDLSLENFYKGYCRQKPSMRHIYISEVLAPFIKDLRRESGVNHHDVKENINHVFPLIIGSQDRKGIVTTPLTDNLFIAYVLDQGMRIFFIEEATLDSLHISVEQIKQLALKNFFRDQTKPLQVFDEKRHIYGFNYGDSYDSSRLLSIIYRPQEHGIPPHRRVYVMVPNRDVVLLFYSPEESDLRQSIMIGRSSFLNNPYPVSPELYQVRQGVILKSSRF; this comes from the coding sequence ATGGACAGAAACACCTTTCGAAATACTGTCTCAGAATATATATTGGACGCTGTGCCCAAGTCCTTAATTTATAACCTAGATAATTTCGGAATTCGGATGAAAAAAGGCGAGTATTGGATTGATCTTTCCCTGGAAAACTTTTATAAAGGGTACTGCCGTCAGAAACCTTCCATGCGGCATATATATATTTCTGAAGTTCTGGCACCCTTTATCAAGGACCTCCGGAGAGAAAGCGGTGTAAATCATCATGATGTAAAGGAAAATATTAATCACGTTTTTCCCCTGATTATAGGTTCCCAGGATAGAAAGGGGATTGTTACCACACCGCTGACAGACAACCTTTTCATCGCCTATGTATTGGATCAAGGAATGCGTATTTTTTTCATTGAAGAAGCAACACTTGACTCCCTTCATATATCAGTGGAGCAAATAAAGCAACTGGCTCTAAAAAATTTTTTTCGGGATCAGACTAAGCCGCTACAAGTATTTGATGAAAAAAGACATATCTATGGTTTTAACTACGGCGATTCCTATGATTCCAGCCGATTACTTTCCATTATCTATAGACCCCAAGAACATGGTATTCCCCCACACCGCAGAGTCTATGTAATGGTGCCGAACCGAGATGTTGTGTTACTGTTTTACTCCCCCGAAGAGAGTGATCTTAGACAGTCCATCATGATTGGTCGCAGTAGTTTTCTTAATAATCCCTATCCTGTGAGCCCCGAGCTTTATCAGGTACGCCAAGGGGTTATTTTGAAGAGTTCTAGATTTTAA